A single region of the Leisingera thetidis genome encodes:
- a CDS encoding response regulator, translating into MSLAEKLAEERRARLAAERLLELKQAELSAANRKLGRHALALTKQIGQTQAEVATVRDENAKVKSDLSTAHAKVETAERRLWHSIQAFQDGFAFFDADSRLIGANTAYLNIFDGLEEVSPGITYMRILQLLTDEGLINTGEVPPADWREMMNDRWHSPSPAPVVVQLWDERYLRLIDQRGHGGDVVTLALDITSTVRYEKELRASRARAEAANRAKSAFLANMSHEIRTPMNGVVGMAELLCDTQLDEEQRLYASTIKNSGEALLVIINDVLDYSKIEADKLELHPEEFDLERSLHEVVMLLQPTARDKGLALLVDYDLFLPTRFVGDPGRIRQVLTNLAGNAVKFTKEGHVTLRVTGITSPDDKQCTVHISIEDSGIGIPAEKLEHIFGEFNQVEDERNRKFEGTGLGLAISKRLIELMGGEIWVDSDEGKGSCFGFRLPLPIEGPAEQPVPELPSTLRHVLIVDDMPLNCGILQKHLLMLGIQVTAADSAAAALAAMQDSIDLVISGHNLPELNGLQLARDLKSGRWSGVPVLLLNSSPHAGNDPEIRQLVNGVLQNPVLRADLFSQLARLSGSAPGPDGDAAEQAAPEPPAAAGAVARPGPPAAAAPEPPGRPAGPEARRVRVLAAEDNKTNQLVFSKMVKELNIELEFANNGLEAVEVFKTFHPDLIFMDISMPMMDGKEATAQIRRIEAVSGGHVPVIALTAHAMAGDSEGILAAGLDHYLTKPLRKALIHEKIRAFAPPETQPLDLDGPPAEAAAGGG; encoded by the coding sequence ATGAGCCTTGCAGAAAAACTAGCGGAAGAAAGGCGGGCCCGGCTGGCCGCCGAGCGGCTGCTTGAATTGAAGCAGGCCGAGCTTTCCGCTGCCAACCGCAAGCTGGGCCGCCACGCGCTGGCGCTGACCAAGCAGATCGGCCAGACCCAGGCCGAGGTGGCCACGGTGCGCGATGAAAACGCAAAGGTGAAATCCGATCTCAGCACCGCCCACGCCAAGGTCGAAACCGCCGAGCGGAGGCTGTGGCATTCGATCCAGGCGTTCCAGGACGGGTTTGCCTTCTTTGATGCCGACAGCAGGCTGATCGGTGCCAACACCGCCTATCTCAACATCTTCGACGGGCTGGAGGAAGTGTCGCCGGGGATCACCTACATGCGCATCCTGCAGCTGCTCACCGATGAAGGGCTGATCAATACCGGGGAGGTGCCGCCGGCGGACTGGCGGGAGATGATGAACGACCGCTGGCATTCGCCATCGCCCGCGCCGGTGGTGGTCCAGCTGTGGGACGAGCGCTATCTGCGGCTGATCGACCAGCGCGGCCATGGCGGCGACGTGGTGACGCTGGCGCTCGATATCACCTCGACCGTGCGCTACGAGAAGGAGCTGCGCGCCTCGCGCGCCCGCGCCGAGGCCGCCAACCGCGCCAAATCCGCCTTTCTCGCCAACATGAGCCACGAGATCCGCACGCCGATGAACGGGGTGGTGGGCATGGCGGAACTGCTGTGCGACACCCAGCTGGATGAAGAGCAGCGGCTGTACGCCAGCACCATCAAGAATTCGGGCGAGGCGCTGCTGGTCATCATCAATGACGTGCTCGACTATTCCAAGATCGAGGCCGACAAGCTGGAGCTGCACCCCGAGGAATTCGACCTGGAGCGCAGCCTGCATGAGGTGGTGATGCTGCTGCAGCCCACCGCCCGGGACAAGGGGCTGGCGCTGCTGGTCGATTACGACCTGTTCCTGCCGACGCGGTTTGTGGGCGATCCGGGCCGGATCCGGCAGGTGCTGACCAATCTGGCCGGCAATGCGGTGAAATTCACCAAAGAGGGCCATGTGACGCTGCGGGTGACCGGCATCACCTCGCCGGATGACAAGCAATGCACGGTGCATATCTCGATCGAAGACTCCGGCATCGGCATCCCGGCCGAGAAGCTCGAGCACATCTTCGGCGAATTCAACCAGGTCGAGGATGAACGCAACCGCAAATTCGAGGGCACCGGTCTGGGGCTGGCGATCTCCAAGCGGCTGATCGAGCTGATGGGCGGCGAGATCTGGGTCGACAGCGACGAGGGCAAGGGCTCCTGCTTCGGCTTCCGGCTGCCGCTGCCGATCGAAGGCCCGGCGGAACAGCCGGTTCCGGAACTGCCCAGCACGCTGCGCCACGTGCTGATTGTGGACGACATGCCGCTGAATTGCGGGATCCTGCAAAAGCACCTGCTGATGCTGGGCATTCAGGTGACCGCGGCGGACTCCGCCGCCGCCGCCCTGGCCGCGATGCAGGACAGCATCGACCTGGTGATCAGCGGCCACAACCTGCCTGAGCTGAACGGGCTGCAACTGGCCAGGGATCTCAAGTCCGGCCGCTGGAGCGGGGTGCCGGTGCTGCTGCTGAACTCCAGCCCGCATGCCGGCAATGATCCTGAAATCCGCCAGCTGGTGAACGGGGTGCTGCAGAACCCGGTGCTGCGTGCCGATCTGTTCAGCCAGCTGGCCAGGCTGAGCGGCAGTGCCCCCGGGCCGGACGGAGACGCCGCGGAGCAGGCCGCCCCGGAGCCACCGGCAGCGGCCGGGGCCGTTGCCCGGCCCGGGCCGCCCGCGGCAGCGGCACCGGAACCGCCCGGCCGCCCGGCCGGGCCCGAAGCCCGCCGGGTGCGGGTGCTTGCGGCCGAGGACAACAAGACCAACCAGCTGGTGTTCAGCAAGATGGTGAAAGAGCTGAACATCGAGCTGGAATTTGCCAACAACGGCCTGGAGGCGGTGGAGGTCTTCAAAACCTTCCACCCGGATCTGATCTTCATGGATATCTCGATGCCGATGATGGATGGCAAGGAAGCCACCGCGCAGATCCGCAGGATCGAGGCCGTTTCCGGCGGCCATGTCCCGGTGATTGCGCTGACCGCGCACGCCATGGCGGGCGATTCCGAGGGCATCCTTGCCGCCGGCCTGGACCACTACCTGACCAAGCCGCTGCGCAAGGCGCTGATCCATGAAAAGATCCGGGCCTTTGCACCGCCGGAAACCCAGCCGCTGGACCTGGACGGCCCGCCGGCCGAAGCGGCGGCCGGCGGGGGCTGA
- the yaaA gene encoding peroxide stress protein YaaA: MLAVTSPAKKLDWAERDQEMTWPALHDDAVALAAVAREQSVADLMKLMHISEDLARLNYGRFQDFAADPKTGATRPAALAFAGDTYQGLEASSLDADEMAWAQDHLRILSGLYGVLRPLDAMQPYRLEMGSRLKNPRGRNLYEFWGRKISDALNAQAEAAGTSVLVNCASQEYFGAVDLAALKLRVFTPVFMEDKNGSPKVVSFYAKRARGAMARFIIQQRLTDAESLKDFDSGGYAYQPAMSAPDKPVFLRSA; encoded by the coding sequence ATGCTGGCAGTGACCTCTCCGGCCAAGAAGCTGGACTGGGCGGAACGGGATCAGGAGATGACCTGGCCCGCGCTTCACGACGACGCGGTGGCGCTGGCCGCCGTGGCGCGGGAACAGTCGGTGGCGGATCTGATGAAGCTGATGCACATCAGCGAGGATCTGGCCAGGTTGAACTATGGCCGCTTTCAGGACTTTGCCGCCGATCCGAAAACCGGCGCCACCCGCCCGGCGGCGCTGGCCTTTGCCGGCGACACCTACCAGGGGCTGGAGGCGTCTTCGCTGGACGCGGACGAAATGGCCTGGGCGCAGGACCATCTGCGCATCCTGTCGGGGCTTTACGGCGTGCTGCGGCCGCTGGATGCGATGCAGCCCTACCGGCTGGAGATGGGCTCGCGGCTGAAGAATCCGCGCGGCAGGAACCTCTATGAGTTCTGGGGCCGCAAGATTTCGGACGCCTTGAACGCGCAGGCCGAGGCCGCCGGCACCAGCGTGCTGGTCAACTGCGCCAGCCAGGAATATTTCGGCGCGGTGGATCTGGCCGCGCTGAAGCTGCGGGTGTTCACGCCGGTCTTCATGGAAGACAAGAACGGCAGCCCCAAGGTGGTGAGCTTCTATGCCAAGCGCGCCCGCGGCGCGATGGCCCGGTTCATCATCCAGCAGCGGCTGACGGATGCGGAAAGCCTCAAGGATTTCGATTCCGGCGGCTATGCCTATCAGCCGGCGATGTCGGCACCGGACAAGCCTGTCTTCCTGCGCAGCGCCTGA
- the recQ gene encoding DNA helicase RecQ, which yields MTAPAALTGASPILREIFGFDAFRPGQEEIVDAVTAGENVLAIMPTGGGKSLCYQLPALLRDGITVVISPLIALMRDQVRALQEAGVSAGALTSGNTDEETEMVWEAIEAGRLKLLYMAPERLASGAAMGMLRRIGVSLIAVDEAHCVSQWGHDFRPDYLRIGELRQTLGVPLAAFTATADQETQEEIVQKLFDGAAPRSFLRGFDRPNIHLAFGAKDSPRRQILEFAAARKGQSGIVYCGTRAKTEALSAALREAGHSACFYHGGMDAEDRRQVEIRFAREDGLIVVATVAFGMGIDKPDIRWVAHADLPKSIEAYYQEIGRAGRDGAPAETLTLFGPDDIRLRRSQIDEGLAPPERRGADHARLNALLGLAEALRCRRQKLLAYFGEEAAPCGNCDLCDSPADVFDGTTVVRKALSAVLRTEEWFGSGHLIDILLGADNERIRAKRHDQLSVYGCGKEFGKRQWQAVFRQMMGHDLLRPDPERHGALRFTEAALPILRGEQSIELRRDTIKSADRRPAVKALVSEEDAPLLSALKAKRRALAEAQKVPAYVIFPDRTLIEMAEMRPETLDHMARINGVGAKKLERYGDDFLSVITGAAEQLHPARRKLAGRGSGSVYDALLEVQAQLARGHCGTLKPLTCSASLLAKVAQMRADDETGVARLLGERRAERFAAAFLDVLRGAG from the coding sequence ATGACAGCCCCGGCAGCCCTGACAGGCGCGTCCCCGATCCTGCGCGAGATCTTCGGCTTCGACGCCTTCCGCCCCGGGCAGGAGGAGATTGTCGATGCCGTGACCGCTGGGGAAAACGTGCTGGCGATCATGCCCACGGGCGGCGGCAAGTCGCTGTGCTATCAGCTGCCGGCACTGCTGCGCGACGGCATAACGGTGGTGATCTCGCCGCTGATCGCGCTGATGCGCGACCAGGTCCGCGCCCTGCAGGAGGCCGGCGTCAGCGCCGGCGCGCTCACCTCCGGCAACACCGATGAAGAGACCGAAATGGTCTGGGAGGCGATCGAGGCCGGGCGGCTGAAACTTCTCTACATGGCGCCGGAACGGCTGGCTTCGGGCGCGGCGATGGGCATGCTGCGCCGGATCGGCGTCAGCCTGATCGCGGTCGATGAGGCCCATTGCGTCAGCCAGTGGGGCCATGACTTCCGCCCCGACTACCTGCGCATCGGCGAACTGCGGCAGACCCTCGGCGTGCCGCTGGCCGCCTTCACCGCAACGGCGGATCAGGAAACCCAGGAAGAAATCGTCCAGAAGCTGTTCGACGGCGCGGCGCCGCGCAGCTTCCTGCGCGGGTTCGACCGGCCCAACATCCACCTGGCCTTTGGCGCCAAGGACAGCCCGCGCCGCCAGATCCTGGAGTTCGCCGCCGCCCGCAAGGGCCAGTCCGGCATCGTCTACTGCGGCACCCGCGCCAAAACCGAGGCGCTGTCCGCTGCATTGCGCGAGGCCGGCCATTCCGCCTGTTTCTATCACGGCGGCATGGACGCAGAGGACCGCCGCCAGGTCGAAATCCGCTTTGCCCGCGAGGACGGGCTGATCGTGGTCGCCACCGTGGCCTTCGGGATGGGCATCGACAAGCCCGACATCCGCTGGGTGGCCCACGCCGACCTGCCGAAATCCATCGAAGCCTATTACCAGGAGATCGGCCGTGCCGGCCGGGACGGGGCGCCTGCCGAAACCCTCACCCTGTTCGGCCCCGATGACATCCGCCTGCGCCGCTCCCAGATTGACGAAGGCCTTGCCCCGCCCGAGCGCCGCGGCGCCGATCACGCCCGGCTCAACGCGCTCCTGGGGCTGGCCGAGGCGCTGCGCTGCCGCCGCCAGAAGCTGCTTGCCTATTTTGGCGAGGAGGCTGCGCCCTGCGGCAACTGCGACCTCTGCGACAGCCCGGCTGATGTGTTCGACGGCACCACCGTGGTGAGGAAGGCGCTGTCGGCGGTGCTGCGGACCGAGGAATGGTTCGGTTCCGGCCACCTGATCGACATCCTGCTGGGGGCCGACAATGAGCGGATCCGGGCCAAGCGCCATGACCAGCTGTCGGTTTACGGCTGCGGCAAGGAGTTCGGCAAGCGCCAGTGGCAGGCGGTGTTCCGGCAGATGATGGGCCACGACCTCTTGCGCCCCGACCCGGAGCGCCACGGCGCGCTGCGCTTTACCGAGGCGGCGCTGCCGATCCTGCGCGGCGAACAGTCGATCGAGCTGCGCCGCGACACCATCAAATCTGCCGACCGCCGCCCGGCAGTGAAGGCGCTGGTCTCCGAGGAAGACGCGCCGCTGCTGTCGGCGCTGAAGGCCAAGCGCCGCGCGCTGGCCGAGGCGCAGAAAGTGCCGGCCTATGTGATCTTCCCCGACCGCACCCTGATCGAGATGGCCGAGATGCGCCCGGAAACCCTCGACCATATGGCGCGGATCAACGGCGTCGGCGCCAAGAAGCTGGAGCGCTACGGCGACGACTTCCTGTCCGTGATCACCGGCGCGGCGGAACAGCTGCACCCGGCACGGCGCAAACTGGCGGGGCGCGGCTCCGGGTCCGTCTATGACGCGCTGCTGGAGGTGCAGGCGCAGCTGGCGCGTGGGCACTGCGGCACGCTGAAGCCGCTGACCTGCTCGGCCTCGCTGCTGGCCAAGGTGGCGCAGATGCGCGCGGATGACGAGACCGGTGTTGCGCGGCTGCTGGGGGAGCGCCGCGCCGAACGTTTCGCTGCGGCGTTTCTGGACGTCCTGCGCGGCGCGGGGTAG
- a CDS encoding YggT family protein has translation MVSLFQILMLILDIVWFFIIAHVIMSWLINFQVLNLHQQLVAQIWYGLNRILEPLYAPVRRLIPNMGGLDLAPLVVLVAVYALRIVLMNNMAAFY, from the coding sequence ATGGTCTCGCTGTTCCAAATCCTGATGCTGATCCTGGACATCGTCTGGTTCTTCATCATTGCCCATGTGATCATGAGCTGGCTGATCAACTTCCAGGTGCTGAACCTGCACCAGCAGCTGGTGGCGCAGATCTGGTACGGGCTGAACCGGATCCTGGAACCGCTCTATGCCCCGGTGCGCCGCCTGATACCGAACATGGGCGGGCTCGACCTGGCGCCGCTGGTGGTGCTGGTTGCCGTCTACGCGCTGCGCATTGTCCTGATGAACAATATGGCTGCGTTCTACTGA
- a CDS encoding acyl-CoA thioesterase, with translation MYPIFRLIKDTVLASRMERLPITGLHVSHHICWPWDLDMWMELNNGRTMTLYDLGRTMLAQRAGLIGALKRNRWGLTVAGSSVRYRRRIRGFERFEMRSRAAGWDDRFIYVEQSMWKKNGDCASHVMLRTAVTDRNGIVPPAKVLAALGQDTAASPELPGWIKDWCRADAGRPWPPMQDGLA, from the coding sequence ATGTACCCGATTTTCCGCCTGATCAAGGATACCGTTCTGGCCAGCCGGATGGAGCGGCTGCCGATCACCGGGCTGCATGTCTCGCATCACATCTGCTGGCCCTGGGACCTGGACATGTGGATGGAGCTGAACAACGGCCGCACCATGACGCTGTATGACCTGGGCCGCACCATGCTGGCACAGCGGGCCGGGCTGATCGGCGCGCTGAAAAGGAACCGCTGGGGGCTGACGGTGGCGGGATCCTCGGTGCGCTACCGCCGCCGCATCCGCGGGTTCGAGCGGTTCGAGATGCGCAGCCGCGCCGCGGGCTGGGATGACCGCTTCATCTATGTCGAGCAGTCGATGTGGAAGAAAAACGGCGACTGCGCCAGCCATGTGATGCTGCGCACGGCGGTGACGGACCGCAACGGCATCGTGCCGCCGGCCAAGGTGCTGGCGGCGCTGGGGCAGGACACCGCGGCCTCGCCCGAGCTGCCCGGCTGGATCAAGGACTGGTGCCGGGCGGATGCCGGCCGCCCCTGGCCGCCGATGCAGGACGGGCTTGCCTAG
- a CDS encoding MFS transporter encodes MQQVSTRKRIWGWWFFDWASQPYQTLLVTFVFSPFFAAVAAEYFMAEGLADEAAKAQAQTIWSMCLTVTGLIIGFGAPFLGAMADITGRRLPWIMMFSLMYLIGAWGLWHMDPAGSNLWWMLVSFGFGFIGAEFALIFVNAQLPTLASREDVGDISGSGFAFGYLGGVIALFIMLLLFVEQSSGRTLIGLSPAFGLDPEAKEGTRAVGPFTAVWFAVFMIPYFLWVKDRGATGRKASPGKAWQMVVKLVSGLRHRLSLATYLGSSMFYRDALNGLYGFGGVYAKLVLEWEITQIGVFGIVAALAATLFSWLGGKADRRLGPKPVIIASILILAFVCLVIVSMSRDQIFGIPLAEGSTLPDAVFFGCGVLIGGFGGILQAASRSLMVRHTSPADATESFGLYGLSGRATAFLAPALIGAATTVTGSARLGIAPVIGLFLIGLILLFWVQGEGDQG; translated from the coding sequence ATGCAGCAGGTTTCCACGCGCAAGCGGATCTGGGGATGGTGGTTCTTCGACTGGGCCAGCCAGCCTTATCAGACACTGCTGGTCACCTTTGTGTTCAGCCCGTTCTTTGCCGCCGTTGCGGCGGAGTATTTCATGGCCGAAGGCCTGGCGGACGAGGCCGCCAAGGCGCAGGCGCAGACCATCTGGTCGATGTGTTTGACCGTGACCGGGCTGATCATCGGCTTCGGCGCGCCGTTCCTGGGGGCGATGGCCGATATCACCGGCCGCCGTCTGCCGTGGATCATGATGTTTTCACTGATGTATCTGATCGGTGCCTGGGGGCTGTGGCACATGGATCCCGCGGGCAGCAACCTGTGGTGGATGCTGGTCAGCTTCGGCTTTGGCTTCATCGGCGCCGAATTCGCGCTGATCTTTGTCAATGCGCAGCTGCCCACGCTCGCCAGCCGCGAGGATGTGGGCGACATCTCCGGGTCGGGCTTTGCCTTCGGCTATCTCGGCGGGGTGATTGCGCTGTTCATCATGCTGCTGCTGTTTGTCGAGCAAAGTTCCGGCAGGACGCTGATCGGCCTCAGCCCGGCCTTCGGCCTGGATCCGGAGGCAAAGGAGGGCACCCGCGCCGTCGGCCCCTTTACCGCGGTCTGGTTTGCCGTCTTCATGATCCCCTATTTCCTGTGGGTGAAGGACCGCGGTGCCACCGGCCGGAAGGCCAGCCCGGGCAAGGCCTGGCAGATGGTGGTCAAGCTGGTCTCCGGCCTGCGCCACCGGCTGAGCCTGGCGACCTACCTGGGGTCTTCGATGTTCTACCGCGACGCGCTCAACGGGCTGTACGGCTTTGGCGGTGTCTACGCCAAGCTGGTGCTGGAGTGGGAGATCACCCAGATCGGCGTGTTCGGCATTGTCGCGGCGCTGGCAGCCACCCTGTTCAGCTGGCTCGGCGGCAAGGCGGACCGGCGGCTGGGCCCGAAACCGGTGATCATCGCCTCGATCCTGATCCTGGCCTTTGTCTGCCTGGTTATCGTCAGCATGTCGCGCGACCAGATTTTCGGCATCCCGCTGGCCGAAGGCTCGACGCTGCCGGATGCGGTGTTCTTCGGCTGCGGCGTGCTGATCGGCGGCTTCGGCGGCATCCTGCAGGCGGCCAGCCGCAGCCTGATGGTGCGCCACACCAGCCCCGCGGACGCCACCGAGAGCTTTGGCCTTTATGGCCTGTCGGGCCGCGCAACGGCCTTTCTGGCCCCGGCGCTGATCGGCGCCGCCACCACGGTGACGGGCAGCGCCCGGCTGGGGATTGCCCCGGTGATCGGGCTGTTTCTGATCGGATTGATACTGTTATTCTGGGTTCAAGGAGAAGGAGATCAGGGTTGA
- the mepA gene encoding penicillin-insensitive murein endopeptidase, protein MRLLLAFCLAVAGFCSPASAQTPAKALFGAKPSASQQRPAPFGSYAKGCVAGAAQLPETGPTWQAMRLSRNRNWGHPAAIDFVQDLSRFAARQRGWKGLYIGDISQPRGGPMLSGHRSHQIGLDIDIWMRPPDRLNLSRSARENISSISMRRAKGAYVNAGWTRAHHEILKAAAQDKRVARIFVFPGAKVQMCNDEKGDRRWLRKIRPWWGHHYHFHVRLACPRGARGCVDQAAPPKGDGCAEAQQWVNNILNPPPPKPVDPNAPRPKPRRDYTLSDLPKQCASVLQSN, encoded by the coding sequence TTGAGACTGTTACTTGCCTTTTGTTTAGCGGTTGCGGGTTTCTGTAGTCCGGCAAGCGCACAAACCCCCGCCAAGGCCCTGTTCGGAGCCAAGCCCAGCGCCTCGCAGCAGCGCCCCGCGCCGTTCGGCTCCTACGCCAAGGGCTGTGTTGCCGGTGCGGCCCAGCTGCCCGAAACCGGCCCCACCTGGCAGGCGATGCGGCTGAGCCGCAACCGCAACTGGGGCCACCCCGCAGCAATTGATTTTGTTCAGGATCTCAGCCGGTTTGCCGCCAGGCAGCGCGGCTGGAAGGGGCTTTACATCGGCGACATCAGCCAGCCGCGCGGCGGGCCGATGCTGTCGGGCCACCGCAGCCATCAGATCGGCCTGGATATCGACATCTGGATGCGGCCGCCGGACCGGCTGAACCTCAGCCGCAGTGCGCGCGAGAACATCTCCTCGATCTCCATGCGCCGGGCCAAGGGCGCCTATGTGAACGCGGGCTGGACGCGGGCGCACCACGAGATCCTCAAGGCCGCGGCCCAGGACAAGCGGGTGGCGCGGATCTTTGTCTTTCCCGGCGCCAAGGTGCAGATGTGCAATGACGAGAAGGGCGACCGCCGCTGGCTGCGCAAGATCCGGCCCTGGTGGGGGCACCACTACCACTTCCATGTGCGGCTGGCCTGCCCGCGCGGCGCGCGCGGCTGTGTCGATCAGGCCGCGCCGCCCAAGGGCGACGGCTGCGCCGAGGCGCAGCAGTGGGTGAACAACATCCTGAACCCGCCGCCGCCGAAACCGGTTGACCCCAACGCGCCAAGGCCTAAACCGCGGCGGGACTACACCCTTTCGGACCTGCCCAAGCAATGCGCCTCCGTTCTGCAATCCAACTGA
- a CDS encoding esterase-like activity of phytase family protein, whose amino-acid sequence MRLRSAIQLTLALAAAAGLAAAAYAANRPPAAAGKARYLGSYTWKLNQPWFGGFSALDLSDGGRSMTVLSDRATLVAAQIQRSRGAITGVTAQSAHGLRASTGKPLKGRSGDSEGLAVAADGSRYISFEGAARVARYRTAQGRAKVLPRPKAFRRLPPNKSLETLAIDSRGHLYTLPERALDTHGQIPVWRWNGRRWSRPFSLPPEGNFLPVDADFGPDGRFYLLERDFTLLGFRSRLRRWDITAAGPVKEAILLQTGPGTHDNLEGLSVWADDTGRLRATMVSDDNFLPLQRTELVEYALPR is encoded by the coding sequence ATGCGCCTCCGTTCTGCAATCCAACTGACCCTGGCCCTGGCGGCGGCTGCCGGACTGGCCGCCGCCGCCTATGCGGCCAACCGCCCCCCGGCAGCGGCTGGCAAGGCGCGGTACCTCGGCAGCTATACCTGGAAGCTGAACCAGCCGTGGTTCGGCGGGTTTTCGGCGCTCGATCTCAGCGACGGCGGCAGGTCCATGACCGTGCTCAGCGACCGCGCGACGCTGGTGGCAGCGCAGATCCAACGCAGCCGGGGCGCCATTACCGGTGTCACGGCCCAAAGCGCCCATGGCCTGCGCGCCTCCACCGGCAAACCGCTTAAGGGGCGGTCCGGCGACAGTGAGGGCCTGGCCGTGGCCGCGGACGGCAGCCGCTACATCTCCTTCGAAGGAGCTGCGCGTGTCGCCCGCTACCGCACCGCGCAAGGCCGCGCCAAGGTGCTGCCGCGCCCCAAGGCCTTCCGCAGGCTGCCGCCCAACAAATCGCTGGAAACCCTGGCAATCGATTCCCGCGGGCATCTTTACACCCTGCCCGAACGGGCGCTGGACACACACGGGCAGATCCCGGTGTGGCGCTGGAACGGCCGCCGCTGGTCGCGCCCCTTCAGCCTGCCGCCCGAGGGCAACTTCCTGCCGGTGGATGCCGACTTCGGCCCCGACGGCCGGTTCTACCTGCTGGAGCGCGACTTCACCCTGCTCGGTTTCCGCAGCCGCCTGCGCCGCTGGGACATCACCGCCGCAGGCCCGGTGAAGGAAGCCATCCTGCTGCAGACCGGCCCCGGCACCCACGACAACCTTGAGGGCTTGTCGGTCTGGGCCGATGACACCGGGCGCCTGCGCGCCACCATGGTGTCGGACGACAATTTCCTGCCGCTGCAGCGCACCGAGCTGGTGGAATACGCCCTGCCCCGCTGA
- a CDS encoding queuosine precursor transporter, translating into MTRTHIPGILAMAAVVLASNVLVQFLFGQWLTWGAFTYPAAFLVTDVMNRVYGAAAARKVVLAGFITGVICSLIGTRIMLQGDGFTYPAVTLRIALGSGLAFLTAQMLDIAVFAALREGKWWRAPLASTLIGSSADTAIFFTVAFSVSLRGLEPANDVSWAGDMLPLIGQGPVVPYWVSLAFADWLVKLTLALAALVPFRIIVRKLTKKTT; encoded by the coding sequence ATGACCCGCACGCATATTCCCGGCATCCTTGCCATGGCCGCCGTGGTGCTGGCCTCCAACGTCCTGGTGCAATTCCTGTTCGGCCAGTGGCTGACATGGGGCGCCTTCACCTACCCGGCCGCCTTTCTGGTCACCGATGTGATGAACCGGGTCTACGGCGCCGCCGCTGCGCGCAAGGTGGTGCTGGCCGGGTTCATCACCGGGGTGATCTGCTCGCTGATCGGCACCCGGATCATGCTGCAGGGCGACGGCTTCACCTATCCGGCCGTCACCCTGCGGATTGCGCTTGGCTCCGGCCTGGCCTTCCTGACGGCACAGATGCTGGATATCGCGGTCTTTGCCGCCCTGCGCGAGGGAAAATGGTGGCGTGCGCCGCTGGCCTCCACCCTGATCGGCTCTTCGGCGGACACTGCCATCTTCTTTACCGTGGCCTTTTCCGTCTCCCTGCGCGGGCTGGAGCCGGCCAACGACGTCTCCTGGGCGGGAGACATGCTGCCGCTGATCGGACAGGGGCCGGTTGTGCCGTATTGGGTTTCCCTGGCATTTGCCGATTGGCTGGTGAAACTGACGCTTGCCCTGGCCGCACTTGTGCCTTTCCGCATCATCGTGCGTAAACTGACCAAAAAGACCACATGA
- the arfB gene encoding alternative ribosome rescue aminoacyl-tRNA hydrolase ArfB — translation MIRINEQITLQDWEITESFIRASGPGGQNVNKVATAVELRFEAARSPALAPAVKNRLKRLAGRRWTKEGAILLQCDETRSQQRNREIVRERLADLVRKALVAPKRRIATKPTRGSIKRRLEAKKQRGGLKATRGKIDPD, via the coding sequence ATGATCCGCATCAACGAGCAAATCACCCTGCAGGACTGGGAAATCACCGAGAGCTTCATCCGCGCCTCGGGCCCCGGCGGGCAGAATGTGAACAAGGTGGCGACCGCGGTCGAGCTGCGGTTCGAGGCGGCGCGCTCGCCGGCGCTGGCGCCCGCAGTCAAGAACCGGCTGAAACGGCTGGCGGGCCGCCGCTGGACCAAGGAGGGCGCGATCCTGCTGCAATGCGACGAGACCCGGTCGCAGCAAAGGAACCGCGAGATCGTGCGCGAGCGGCTGGCGGACCTGGTGCGCAAGGCGCTGGTGGCGCCCAAGCGGCGCATCGCCACCAAACCCACCCGCGGGTCCATCAAGCGGCGGCTGGAGGCCAAGAAGCAGCGCGGCGGCCTGAAAGCGACGCGCGGTAAAATCGACCCGGATTGA